The Symphalangus syndactylus isolate Jambi chromosome 6, NHGRI_mSymSyn1-v2.1_pri, whole genome shotgun sequence genome contains the following window.
GAGAGAAATCTTCTGGGTGGTCAGGAACTGTGAATCCTTGTATATGTTTATGAAAGTCCCCATGGTTTATAGCACATTATCAAATGCAAAAATAGATGTTGAGGTACTATCATGAGCCCATTGCAAAAATGCAGCTATTAAGCAGACCGTCCAATTGGCTTACTAATTTTCTTAAAGTGTGTGAAACAATGAATCTTAATAGAGTTTATGTATAAAGCACTTGTGCTTTAATGGGTTCACATTTTCactcatattttattaaaatcctTTGCCATAAGCTGCAGTTAGGTAAGTAATTATACATTAGTCAGAGAGTAAAAACATAAAAGCCAGGTAACTAAGGTAATTGAGCAGGATGAGGTCACTTTTCCTCCAGCACCAGATGGGTACCACAGGTAAAAACCGTAACACTTGATCTCTTCCGTATGACTTAGAAAGAGATTAATGTTGACATtggttttaacttttaaataaaatattttatggtaaaaattattactaaatagtaagttattgttttaaaatgaaacatttgtcAGTATGCTTTTTGTGCAACAGTCaagtttaaaattctaaaatggaaaataatataaaaattcaacTCTGCATCTGAAACAAAGAGTAATCTTTTCTTAGCTGATAATTTTCTGTGAACTGTGGTGGTATCATGATGACACCTTTTGGTGGGAGCCTATTAAATTATTCTCAATACTTTCATATTTGAGAAGACACTACTTAATGTACTAATGTATTAGATCTTTCCGTTGTGTCATCTGTGTGCTTTTCAGTTGGAAAGTATTGTGGTATATTTGCATTCATGTATATGCTCAAATTAGTTAACATACAGAGTAGTGCAAACTTGGTTAGAAAAGTCACAGACATAAAGACAGCCTCACTGGAAGTCTGAGTGTGCAGGCAGCATGTCTACAGAGAAAAAGCgtgttttcattttaacaagttttTCCACTTTGGAGCTGAATGGTCTACAAAGATTTATGTGGATTGCCAATTCAGTGATCCAAATCAATGAAGGCTGACAATAGCAAACCTTATGGGTTAGTCTTTCCACACATCATTGTACTTGCAGAAGGCAGCCATTCTATGCTTTAGTTACCCAGAATTTGAAGAAGCTTGACCTGGAGCAACAActgaagggaaagaggaaggggcACTATACAGAGATAGAGCTAGAGATATATGGCCTTTTTCTATATCTCAGACACTATGCTAGGTGCTTTAAATATtagcttatttaatccttacaatagcTCTTAGAGTAGAATTGTTATCCTTCTCCCttgacagatgatgaaactgaagtTCTTCAAAAAGATTAAGTAACCTATTCAGGGTCACACAGATAATAGTGATGGATCTAGGATTAAAGCCCATGTCTGCCTGATTCATTCATGCATCCACTCGTGTTTATTTGACAAGCATTTATTGTGTGTCTATTGTGCTTAGTGAGGAAATACAGTAGTGCGCAAGAATTACATCATCCCCACGATCATGAGAGTTTCCAGCCACTTAAATAATTACAAAGGTTATATTTTATGCTTTCTACCACACTTAACTACTGATACATTTATTTAAGGCTAGGTACTTATTCTTTTAGGATTAGtggaaattaaaagataaaaatgtgttaaggAAGACTATAATCTGAAAAGTCTACTTTAGTACCCAAACCAAACCTATGAAAGTACTCCTGCTTACTATAAACATCTGTGAACAGTGGGTCTtgattttcccttttaaaaggtatttttgatttttttattattaggtATGAAACCAGTTAATAGCTGATGAGCAgttattaatacattattattattattcgcATGTGTAAATCTCAACCATTTTAAAAGTACTTCAATGTGTGCTTTTATTTGCTGTTTATAACAACCCTGCCCAAACCTAATTTTTTTGGATCCTGATTCTAATTCTTAAGTCTTTTGGATCCTAGCTTCTTCATGCTCATAGAAAATTgtagttctgttttcattttctttgaaaaattaatagaCATTTAATTAATGTCTCTCTGCCAAACACtgtggagaaataaaattattgagaaaGCTCAGTTCTTTGCTCTTAAAAGACCTAGATAGGGGCAACAGATATAGATGAATAATGCAAGAGAGGGAGTCTCTTAGAAAGTTTTGGGTGGAGGGAATGCTATACATGGGCTAAACATGGAATTCACCAGAATCAAGAATCCAATCATTTCATGATGTTCCACCATTGTGGTGAATGTTAGATCTGGGGACATGGAAGCAATCAGGATAGAAAGCCAGTATTAAGTCCCAGAGGTACCTTACCTAGAGTAAACAAAAGTAGGGAGGCAAAGATGGAATTTTTCACTTTTCGTATGTCTCTTTTCTAAACAGGTATATTTCTTAATACCTAACCAGCACAATGGAAAACTCAGggaaagcaaataaaaaggaTACATATGATGGGCcaccaaaagaaattaaattgccTACCAGTGAAGCACTTCTAGACTATCAGTAAGTTTTTATTCTGAAATCTGAAAGTTGCCATAGATAAAAGGCAGTCAGTGTTAAGACTCATATAACTGCAAATGCAAACAATACATGCAGCAGCTGCCAAAAGAATAGAGATGGGTTTAGAGGCCTAATTGCACTCTTGTGCTATgcacatatttttaaaggtttttgaaACTTTGAATATAACATAGTCCAAGTAGTAGCTATGACTACTTAGActattttatgaaatgaaatgagagctgCTATGAAACAGCTTTCATTGATGTAGTATTGGCTCCCTCAGTTGTTTATTGGTTACTCTCACCTATGTATACAACAGCTTGCTAGCTTACCTCTTAAAATACAACACAGAATGGTTAGTTTACATTTATAGAGAGTAGAagaggcccggcgtggtggctcacgcctgtattcccagccctttgggaggccaaagtgggcggatcacctgaggttgggagttcgagaccagcctgaccaacatggtgaaaccagatctccactaaaaatccaaaattagtcgggcatggtggcgcgtgcctgtaatcccagctgctcgggagactgaggcaggagaattgctcaaacccaggaggcagaggttgcagtgagccaagatcatgccactgcactccagcctgggcaacagagcaagattccattgaggctccatctcaaaaaaaaaaaagaatggaagagaaATTTTCCCTTTATGTGACCTTTTATTTCTTAGACATTTCAACTTACATTATTCCTAAATGGCTACATATCAAATCCAAATGATTTacagaaaattctttttaataataataaaattttacaatGTCTCACTCCTAGGAGCTGGAGACAAAACCATGGGTAACATTTAttctatgtttatgttttattccaACAAATAGCTCCTTGAGGGTCTGTGAACCTTAGCTTTTGGCACAAGGTAAGTGTTTTAATGTGTAATTCTTAGAGAATTAATAGATAAGTGTTAGTCTTTTCTCGCATAAGGTTGAAATGTACTTCATTCATGtacttattcaataaatacttgagtGTTTACCAAGTGCAAGTCAAGTGCTGGGTACTGGAATGTAGCAGCAAACAGGACCACATGGTCCCTGCCTTGATGAAGCatgggagacagacaataaaccactaatttgagcttttaaaaaaatgacaggaaggtatggtggctcatgcctgtaatcccagccctttgagaggccaaggcaggtggatgagcccaggagtttgagatcagcctgagtaacatgatgaaaactcatctttacaaaataaaaattagtcccTGCTATTTAGGAGGTGGAGctaggaggatcgcctgagcccagggaggtcaaggttacagtgagccatgatcgtgtcactgcactccagccttggtgacagagagggaccctgtctcaaaaaaaaaaaaaatacatggctATAATAAAGGTACTATGAAAGGAAACTGTAGGGTGCTGTTTAACAGCGTAACTAAAGGACTTTAGTCAGAGGAGTTAGGAAAAACTTGTTTGAGAAAGCTTTGAGCTGATTTCTGGAAAAGGAACAGGCATTATGGAGACACAGAGCAGTGGAGAGCATGACTTATGGAAGACAGGAACGTAGGAAAGAACTTATCACAGGCCAGAAACTGAGAAAAGGGAGGGTGAGGGAGGCAGGGCAAGAGCAGATGCTGGTGATTTAGGCAAGGGTCAGATCAAGAAGAACACTTGGGTTTTTATTAGAGGAGTATAAGGTTGAAGATGGAGAGCCCATGACGCTAGTGACTAGGTCTTTGTTTAAGagagttgttgttgtttaaagacagagtctcactctgtcacccaggctggagtgtagtagcctgattatagctcattgcagtatcaaactcctgggctcaagtgttcctcctgcctcagattcctgagtagctggaatgacaggcatacaccaccatgcccagctaattttttaattttgggtAGAGCtgggtctgaaactcctggcctcaagtgatcctcctgcctcagcctcccaaagtgctgagatttcaggcatgagccacctcacctagcCAAGAaggattttagattttaaaatctaaaagaaggatttatattaaaaaaatgtacCATAAAAGATATTGCTCTTAACAACATTCAGGGAAAATCTATCTCCTTCTTTGGAGATCCCAATATATTCGTATGAACTTTTTAGGATGCAGTGAGTGAAGGGATCAGAACACCAAGAAAGAAGAGGCTTTCacctgtttccttttattttctacttgAAATAACATTAACTAATAACTAGATACTATTCATACTCATTTCTCAACATAACTGAAAACTTCCATCATCTCATCTTAGGAGAGGTGGACAAAAAGCCAGGCTCTGTGAATGCAACCTGGTCTCTAATTTGCTCCCATGGTGTAACTGGTGACATCCAGTTAAcagctgtttctctctcttttgggtCGACCAGAAACTAGTCTTTCTCCACTTTAACAAAGGTTTACAAAGAGGCAAACGTTTAAAAATTCTCATGATCTAGTGCAAGTTATAAACTGAACATCTCATACCCTTGTTCTTTTGTATTtggtaaaactaaataaataatctcATGGACTGCAACAGCCAAGGCCTTGCTGTACCATGCTCTACTGATGACAGTTGATGCATTCCATGTGTTCCTCGGTGACAGAACTGTTGTCACATGACAAATAGCCAAGACATTCTCTCTCACCATCTGAGGAAGGATTGTCCAGGAGTTCCCTGGCAGCCTCTTATATCTCTCTCAGCTCCTAACAAAGCAGTGAGCACATAGTAGGTAGCTAATTCATGGTTTTTGAGCAACAGAACTTTTTTCAAATTTATCCCAAGAAAAGAAAGTCATGAACTTCTATGGTTGTTTGTGAAGAGTTGATACTACCAATGTTCAGTCTATAAAATTATTGTCTCTGAATAatgatggtttttattttctgctttatacTTGTCTTGCCCCCAGTTTTCTACAATAAGTATGGCTATAGATATAGAAATAGGTGAGAATATCGTAGTGAGTGAAAAAATGGAGATTATGATATAGATTTTTTGAAAGTCAAATTTATTTGGATcagtgatttgtttgtttgtttttgagacatgagtctcgctctgtcactcaggctggagtgcagtggcatgatctcggctcactacaacccccgcctcctgggttcaagcaattctcccacctcagcctccccagtagctgggattacaggcacgtgccaccacactcggctaattttttgtgtttttaatagagatggggttttgccatgttggccaggctggtcttgaactcctgatctcaggagatcctcctgccttggcctcccaaagtgctgggattacaggtgttagccatgtttgtttatttttatagagacagggtctccctatgttgaccaggctggtctcaaactcctgggctcaagcgatcagcccatctcaacctcccgaaatgctaggattacagatgtgagccactgcgcccagcccagatttgtgtttttatatgaaTAAGGCAGTTAGAATATTTGAGGTGAAGGAAAAAATATGGCAGGTCATTTGTGCTTCATTCTCCCTCAAcaaactgtgagctccttgaagacTATTCTTTACTCATCTCTGTACCTCTAGTATCTAGCACAGCCCTATAGTATGAGCTCAGAGTTTCTTTGTTGAGTAAATGTTGTTGGATCTTGTCTGAAAGCAAAATCACACTCATGAAAACAAATACAATGCTATTTTTGCCTGTTGATACaggaaacaaattttttaatgtaCTAACACTCAGTGATGAAATGCCCACCAATAAACATGCTCTTTCTTACCCACTGGTGAGTATAAATTGTTCAAATATTCTGAAAACATTTGTAACAAAGCAACCCTGCCCTTTTATCAGGTAATTTCATGGATATAGGAACTCTTTCCCAGAACATAAGGTCATGAACTTCTATGGTTGTTTGTGAAGAACTGATACTGCCAATACTAAATCTATAAAATGATCATCTCTAAGTAacggtagtttttattttctcctttatactTGTTGTCTCCCAGTTTTCTACAATGAATATGGATAGAGATATAAAAACATGTGGGTATGGTTataggtttaaagaaaaaaacacaaaaatataggtTTTTtggaattcaaatttttttttttcttcccagaattTTCAATGAAATTGCATGGGTGGGGGGAACATTGACACATTACTAACATTTTAACAACATAGAGAGTGGGGGAAAGGTGACATATTGTCTTACTATTTAATATCACTGTGCTTTAGAATAGTGCCATAAACTTTTCAAACGGCTTTAATGTATGGGTTTAAATGGGTTTATTATCACCCCACTTGCTTCAGTACCTAGTGTGACATGTCAGATTCTAGGGCACTGAGTAGATGGGGgagatattaaaaaggaaaaagtgtaTAAGGAACAATGATGCTTGAAGTCCCCATAATAGTGTTGAGTTCTGAAGTTAAGCTTCATCTGCTTCCTGGTAAAACACACCTCTTCATGAAGCCAGAGAAGGCTGAAGTGGATTTCAAAGACAGGCTCAGCTAAATTAGACCCACAGCTACCATAAGCTCCACAAGAGGGCCAGTGAAGCTGCCAAAACATTTCGGGCATCTCAGAATTCCCCACTGAGGCCTGCTGCTGCCATTCACATTGTCCTGAACTGCTCACTCCACAAATGGACAAGAGACAAAGCCCGAGGCCATTTGCTCCTAAATCCTCTGAGGGAGGGGTGGTGGGCTTAAGTGTGGGTTTGCCAATTGTAGCAAATAGAAATAAACGATGCCGGAGATGGAGGCGGAGGCGGCGGAAGCGGATCGCACTCTCTTTGTGGGCAACCTTGAAACGAAAGTGCCCGAGGAGCTCCTTTTCGAGCTTTTCCACCAGGCTGGGCCAGTAATAAAGGTGAAAATTCCAAAAGATAAGGATGGTAAACCAAAGCAGTTTGCGTTTGTGAATTTCAAACATGAAGTATCTGTTCCTTATGCAATGAATCTACTTAATGGAATCAAACCTGATGGAAGGCCTATCAAAATTCAATTTAGATCAGGAAGTAGTCATGCCTCGCAAGACGTCAGTTTGTCATATCCCCAACATCATGTTGGAAATTCAAGCCCTACCTCCACATCTCCTAGCAGCAGGTACGAAAGGACTATGGATAACATGACTTCATCAGCACAGATAATTCAGAGATCTTTCTCTTCTCCAGAAAATTTTCAGAGACAAGCAGTGATGAACAGTGCTTTCAGACAAATGTCATATGGTGGAAAATTTGGTTCTTCACCTCTGGATCAATCAGGATTTTCACCATTAGTTCAATCACACAGTCATAGTTTTAACCAGTCTTCAAGCTCCCAGTGGCGCCAAGGTACACCATCATCACAGCGTAAAGTCAGAATGAATTCTCATCCCTACCTAGCAGATAGACATTATAGCCGGGAACAGCGTTACACTGATCATGGGTCTGACCATCATTACAGAGGAAAGAGAGATGATTTCTTCTATGAAGATAGGAATCATGATGGCTGGAGCCATGACTATGATAACAGAAGAGAGAGTAGTAGAGATGGAAAATGGCGCTCATCTCGACACTAACACGTGTTCAAAGGACATTGTGTTTATAGGGTCATTTTAGGCCCTTTGACTAAGTTGATATggaaatattttgttgaaaaacTGTACAGAGCAGCTTTACAAGTTGTCacatttctttatacatttttttaaagctacagttTAATACAAAATGAATTGTGGTTTTATTACATTAATAACCTTTCACCTCAGGGTTTTACGAAGAGGAAAGGGTTTTATGCAAAAGAAAGTGCTACAATTCCTAATCATTTTAGACACTTTAGGAGGAGGTGAAGTTGTATGATAAAgcagatattttaattatttgttatcTTTTTGTATTGCAAGAAATTTCTTGCTAGTGAATCAAGAAAACATCCAGGTTGACAGTCTAAAATGGCTACTGGTATTTTAGTTAATTCAAAAATGAAACTTTTCAGTGATTCACTTTACTAACATTGTATTTGAGAAGGCTTATTGGTAAAGTTTGGGGATAAAGGCATTGCTTAACTTCTTATATAATTTACGTATAAATTCTGTGACATGCTCTTGAGCTTTACCCTAGTTGAACATACATGTGTAGATCTACACATACTGTTTCATTCTAAAATTTAGTAATTGTTCATTAAATCACATTTGAGGTATAAGTCACTCAGGAAGTTAAAATAtctctacacatatatttttacattaaaaatacagtgttagcatatattcccttttcagGAAGAACAAAAATGTCAGTGCATAGTTAGATAAAATGGTAAAATGTTTTACTGAAAGCAtacttttttggaaaaaaagattCATGAAGGCTTTAAGTGCTGCTTCTGTCAAACGTTAAAAactttaacattttcaaagtgcCCAGAATGTGTACAAAGACACATGTAATGGAGACTGTacaggttgtttttttgtttgaacCTTTGAAAGAATTTAATCTTAacgttttctaattttaaaatgttaaaatcttgtttaaaaaaaacttgtaaTGTATTAAGatactgttttcatttcattacaggattgtttataaaaattcatttgttgaaaaataagGATCCTTTTTAATACCACAGCATTTGTACTGTTCCTTTTTaatatactgaaaatataaaaaaaagaaataaatgatgccCAATTAAATATGAGTTTCAGATAAATAGCAAAtaattttagtataaatatgaCCCATGCAATGGGGTTGGGGCTGCACGTGGTCTCCAGCCCAATCATTGCATGCTCAGTCATCACCAAGGAAAGCTCTCAGCTGCAGCCAGGGAAT
Protein-coding sequences here:
- the LOC129484698 gene encoding RNA-binding protein 7-like, coding for MEAEAAEADRTLFVGNLETKVPEELLFELFHQAGPVIKVKIPKDKDGKPKQFAFVNFKHEVSVPYAMNLLNGIKPDGRPIKIQFRSGSSHASQDVSLSYPQHHVGNSSPTSTSPSSRYERTMDNMTSSAQIIQRSFSSPENFQRQAVMNSAFRQMSYGGKFGSSPLDQSGFSPLVQSHSHSFNQSSSSQWRQGTPSSQRKVRMNSHPYLADRHYSREQRYTDHGSDHHYRGKRDDFFYEDRNHDGWSHDYDNRRESSRDGKWRSSRH